The following proteins come from a genomic window of Lolium rigidum isolate FL_2022 chromosome 5, APGP_CSIRO_Lrig_0.1, whole genome shotgun sequence:
- the LOC124655375 gene encoding probable inactive purple acid phosphatase 29, whose protein sequence is MHYADGRSTPCEDVLPAQQRGCSDLNTTAFLYRVLRAEKPDLVVFTGDNIYSPDSTDAAKSMDAAIAPAIAMRLPWAAVMGNHDQEGTLSREGVMRHLVGMNNTLSRFNPEGVEIDGYGNYNLVVGGVEGTPMANKSVLNLYFLDSGDYSTVPSIPGYGWIKTSQQAWFKQTSASLQANYTNEQPKQKEPAPALAYFHIPLPEFGSFTASNRTGVQRDPISSASVNSGFFTSMVEAGDVKAAFVGHDHLNDFCGNLTGIQLCYAGGFGYHAYGMAGWSRRARVVSVQLGKTQDGDWQGVQSIKTWKRLDDRGLTTIETEVLWKRGSA, encoded by the exons aTGCACTACGCGGACGGGCGCAGCACCCCGTGCGAGGACGTCCTCCCGGCGCAGCAGCGCGGCTGCTCCGACCTCAACACCACCGCCTTCCTCTACCGCGTCCTCCGCGCCGAGAAACCCGACCTCGTCGTCTTCACTG GTGACAACATCTATAGCCCGGACTCAACCGATGCGGCCAAGTCTATGGATGCGGCGATTGCTCCTGCAATTGCCATGAGACTGCCCTGGGCTGCTGTGATGGGTAACCATGACCAGGAGGGCACCCTGTCGCGTGAGGGCGTGATGCGACACCTTGTAGGCATGAATAACACCCTTTCACGTTTCAATCCAGAAGGGGTAGAGATCGACGGCTACGGAAATTATAACCTGGTAGTTGGCGGGGTTGAAGGAACGCCGATGGCTAACAAATCAGTGCTCAACCTGTATTTCCTTGACAGTGGCGATTATTCTACTGTGCCGTCAATCCCTGGTTACGGTTGGATCAAGACTTCACAACAAGCTTGGTTCAAGCAAACCTCTGCGAGTCTCCAG GCAAATTATACGAATGAACAACCCAAACAGAAGGAGCCAGCACCTGCTCTTGCATACTTTCACATACCATTGCCAGAGTTCGGAAGCTTCACAGCGTCCAATAGGACAGGAGTACAACGGGATCCTATCAGCTCAGCATCAGTCAACTCCGGCTTCTTTACCAGCATGGTGGAAGCTGGAGACGTGAAGGCGGCCTTTGTAGGACACGATCACTTGAACGACTTCTGCGGGAACCTCACCGGCATTCAACTGTGCTACGCTGGTGGGTTCGGTTACCATGCGTACGGGATGGCCGGGTGGTCAAGGAGAGCAAGGGTGGTATCTGTGCAACTTGGCAAGACACAAGACGGCGACTGGCAAGGGGTGCAGTCTATCAAGACATGGAAGAGGCTTGATGATCGGGGTCTCACCACAATTGAAACCGAGGTCCTATGGAAAAGAGGCTCTGCTTAA
- the LOC124657378 gene encoding glucan endo-1,3-beta-glucosidase-like, whose product MATRTTTTAMSCLGYVLLAAAALLATARADPAKIGVCHGRVGSNLPAPETAAALLRQNGITKARLFLPDPAVLPAFATAGIDLTVGVPNENLTYLSTSGPDGALQWLRANGLAANPVAARLRYLVVGNEVLYNNRFYAPHLVPAMRNLHAALAALGLGGAVKVSSAHASSMLAASYPPSVGAFDAASLDVLRPMLRFLADTGAPFMLNAYPFISHLSDPANVPLDYALSSSSGATATTIVRDGALAYTGLFDATVDAVAAALEREGFGGVAVAVTETGWPTAGHPDATPQNAAVYNGGVAERAARGAGTPLRPGTPVEVFLFDLYDEDGKPGAEIERHFGIFKADGTKAYDISFI is encoded by the coding sequence ATGGCCAcgagaacaacaacaacagcgatgTCGTGTCTAGGCTAcgtgctcctcgccgccgccgcgctcctcgcCACCGCCAGGGCCGACCCTGCAAAGATCGGCGTCTGCCACGGCCGCGTGGGCAGCAACCTCCCCGCGCCGGAGACGGCCGCGGCATTACTCAGGCAAAACGGGATCACCAAGGCGCGGCTCTTCCTGCCAGACCCGGCAGTCCTCCCGGCCTTCGCCACGGCCGGCATCGACCTCACCGTCGGCGTGCCCAACGAGAACCTCACCTACCTCTCCACCTCCGGGCCCGACGGCGCGCTGCAGTGGCTCCGCGCCAACGGCCTCGCCGCCAACCCCGTCGCCGCCCGCCTCCGCTACCTCGTCGTCGGCAACGAGGTGCTCTACAACAACCGGTTCTACGCGCCGCACCTCGTCCCCGCCATGCGCAACCTCCACGCCGCGCTGGCGGCCCTCGGGCTCGGCGGCGCCGTCAAGGTCTCCTCCGCGCACGCCTCCTCCATGCTCGCCGCCTCCTACCCGCCCTCCGTGGGGGCCTTCGACGCCGCCTCGCTCGACGTGCTCCGCCCCATGCTGCGCTTCCTTGCCGACACCGGCGCGCCATTCATGCTCAACGCCTACCCGTTCATCAGCCACCTCAGCGACCCCGCCAACGTCCCGCTCGACTAcgcgctctcctcctcctccggcgccacCGCCACAACGATCGTGCGCGACGGCGCGCTGGCGTACACGGGCCTGTTCGACGCCACGGTggacgcggtggcggcggcgttagAGCGGGAGGGATTCGGCGGCGTGgccgtggcggtgaccgagactgGGTGGCCGACGGCAGGGCACCCGGACGCGACGCCCCAGAATGCGGCGGTGTACAACGGTGGTGTGGCGGAGAGGGCGGCGCGGGGAGCCGGCACGCCGCTCCGGCCCGGGACGCCCGTGGAGGTGTTCCTCTTCGACCTCTACGACGAGGACGGCAAGCCAGGCGCCGAGatcgagcggcacttcggcatcttcaaGGCCGACGGCACCAAGGCCTACGACATTAGCTTCATCTAG
- the LOC124654167 gene encoding probable inactive purple acid phosphatase 29, producing MHYADGRSTPCEDVLPAQDRGCSDLNTTAFLYRVLRAEDPDLVVFTGDNIYGADSTDAAKSMDAAIAPAIAMRLPWAAVIGNHDQEGTLSREGVMRHLVGMKNTLSRFNPQGVEIDGYGNYNLEVGGVEGTLLANKSVLNLYFLDSGDYSTVPSIPGYGWIKASQQAWFKKTSASLQKNYTNEDPKQKDPAPALAYFHIPLPEFGSFTASNMTGVRQEGISSASINSGFFTTMVEAGDVKAAFIGHDHLNDFCGKLTGIQLCYAGGFGYHAYGKAGWSRRARVVSVQLEKAEGGEWQGVKSIKTWKRLDDQHLTTIDSEVLWNRGSNGGRRKNRDGT from the exons ATGCACTACGCGGACGGACGGAGCACCCCGTGCGAGGACGTGCTGCCGGCGCAGGACCGCGGCTGCTCCGACCTCAACACCACCGCCTTTCTCTACCGCGTCCTCCGCGCCGAGGACCCGGACCTCGTCGTCTTCACCG GCGATAACATCTACGGCGCGGACTCGACCGACGCGGCCAAGTcgatggacgcggcgatcgctccagccattgccatgagACTTCCCTGGGCTGCTGTGATTGGTAACCATGACCAGGAGGGCACGCTATCGCGGGAGGGCGTGATGCGACACCTTGTAGGCATGAAGAACACACTTTCGCGCTTCAATCCACAAGGGGTAGAGATCGACGGCTACGGAAATTATAACCTGGAAGTTGGTGGGGTTGAAGGAACCCTGCTGGCCAACAAATCAGTGCTCAACCTTTATTTCCTTGACAGTGGTGACTATTCAACGGTGCCGTCAATCCCCGGTTATGGTTGGATCAAGGCTTCACAGCAAGCTTGGTTCAAGAAAACCTCTGCGAGTCTCCAG AAAAATTATACGAATGAAGATCCCAAACAGAAGGATCCAGCACCTGCTCTTGCGTACTTCCACATTCCATTGCCAGAGTTTGGCAGCTTCACAGCATCCAATATGACAGGAGTAAGACAAGAGGGTATCAGCTCAGCGTCAATCAACTCTGGCTTCTTTACCACCATGGTGGAAGCTGGAGATGTGAAGGCTGCCTTTATAGGGCATGATCACTTAAATGACTTCTGCGGGAAGCTCACTGGTATTCAGCTGTGCTATGCTGGTGGGTTCGGTTACCATGCGTACGGAAAGGCTGGGTGGTCAAGGAGAGCTAGGGTGGTGTCTGTGCAACTTGAGAAGGCGGAGGGCGGCGAGTGGCAAGGAGTCAAGTCTATCAAGACGTGGAAGAGGCTTGATGATCAACATCTCACCACAATTGACTCAGAGGTTCTATGGAACAGAGGCTCTAATG GGGGACGCAGGAAGAATCGTGATGGAACCTGA